CGACACTATCATGACCCTCATCGCGAACGACGATCTCGAAGCACGCTTAGAGGAACTCCGGCAGATGGAGTCGGTCATGATCGACATCGACCCGGAGAAGGAAGCGATGATTCCGCGCCCGGACCCGTACGCAGAGCTGCGCGCATACACGGACGAACTACTCGCAGAAGCAGAAGAAGAACTGTTCCCGCGCTACCGCACGGCTGAATCACCGGCTCTCGCTCCAGCACTCACGACGGGTGTAGATGAGGCGGGTGCGGCGACCGACGGCGGCGACGACGAGGACGACACAGAGCCCTTCGAGGAGTTCGACTTCGGCGGCTTCGAACCGCTCAAGGAGGAAGACGAGTAAATGGCTCCGGAAACGATGAGCGGTAGCAGCAGCTTCGAAGGAAAGTCCATCAGCGACGCCTTCTACCCGCTGTACCGCCGCCTCTTTAGCGAGGACAGTGAATTCGTCGCCGACGTAGAGGAGAAACTCGCAGCTGCGCGAATGCCACACACGGTGGAGTTCTTCCTCTCGTGGGCACTCGCGATTGGAGTGCTCCTCGGGCTCATGCTCTGGCTCGGTGGCATCGCCATCGGCTACGTCATCTTCGTGCTGTTCATCGAGGAGGCGCCAACGCTCCTCGGTCTCAAGCTTTCACCCCAGCTGTTCGCCATCGTTGAAGCGTTAAAGATACCCGCGCTGATCCTTGTAACTGGCATTATTTTTGGGCTGGTCGGCTTCGGCATCGGGTTCGGTGCGATCGTCTCCGTGCCGTACTACCGCGCCGGTGAGCGAAAGCGGGAGATCAACATGCTCTTGCCTGACTCCATCTCGTTCATGTACGCTCTCTCGGTGGGTGGCATGAACCAGATCGAGATCCTCCAGGCCATGGCGAAAGCAGAGGACACCTACGGTGAGGTGGCAAAGGAGTTCCAGAGTATCGTCCTCGAAACCGAATACTTCGACACCGACTACCGCTCTGCAATTCGCAATCAGGCGATGCAATCGCCAAGTGACGAGCTCGGGCAATTCCTCACGGACATGCTCTCTATCGTCAACTCCGGTGGTGATATGACACGGTTCCTTGACGACAAGAAGGAAAAGCACATGCGCACCGCAAAGCAGGAACAGGAACTCCAGCTCGAAACCTTAGAGCTGTTCGGCGAGATGTACATGACGCTCTCGCTGTTCCCGCTGCTGCTCATCATCATCCTCGTCATCATGAGTATGCTCGGTGAAGCACAGGACTTCATGCTCTACGGGACGGTCTACGGCCTCATCCCGATGACGGGAATTGGCTTCCTCGTGCTCGTCGCGACGGTCAAGTCTGGCGAACCAGGTGACGGTTACCTACACGAAGATGACCCGGACATCCAGCGGCGCGAACGCGGGATGCTCGGCCTCGGCCTCATCGAGCGCTACGCGGGCACCTACGCGGTCTTCGACCGCATCAAAAGCAAGGAAGGCACCTTCGTCACGATGGAGCTACTGCGAAAGCCACACCACTTCTTCCGTGACTACCCGCTCGCGACGCTCGCACTGACCGTGCCAGCAGCAATCGTGTTGCTCGGATTCTGCATCATGGCGGGGCTCGCGCCTGCGTCGTTCGAGGAGCTTCAGTCGAACCCCGTCGGTGGGACGTTCTTCTGGGTGTACATGCCCATGTACGTCACGCTGCTTCCACTCGCGGTGTTCAACGAGTGGAACCTGCGCTCGCGATGGAAGATCATCAAGAACCTCTCTGATGACCTTCGCAAACTGTCGAGTGCCAACGACACGGGATTGACCCTGCTCGAATCGCTGAAAGTGGTCGCTGACACGTCGCGTGGGAAACTGGCAGAAGAATTCGAAGCCATTCACGCGAAAGTGAACTACGGCATGAGCCTCAAGGAGGCCCTTATCGAGTTCAACAACCACTACCACATTCCGCGCCTCGCACGCACGGTCAAACTCGTGAGTAAGGCACAGGAGACATCCAGCAACATCACGGACGTTCTCTCGACGGCCGCACAGGCCTCCGAGAACCAGGACGACATCGACCGCGAGCGGGTCGGCCGCACCCGCATGCAGATCGTCATCATCATCATGACTTACCTGGTGTTGCTCGGCG
This sequence is a window from Haladaptatus sp. QDMS2. Protein-coding genes within it:
- a CDS encoding type II secretion system F family protein, which translates into the protein MAPETMSGSSSFEGKSISDAFYPLYRRLFSEDSEFVADVEEKLAAARMPHTVEFFLSWALAIGVLLGLMLWLGGIAIGYVIFVLFIEEAPTLLGLKLSPQLFAIVEALKIPALILVTGIIFGLVGFGIGFGAIVSVPYYRAGERKREINMLLPDSISFMYALSVGGMNQIEILQAMAKAEDTYGEVAKEFQSIVLETEYFDTDYRSAIRNQAMQSPSDELGQFLTDMLSIVNSGGDMTRFLDDKKEKHMRTAKQEQELQLETLELFGEMYMTLSLFPLLLIIILVIMSMLGEAQDFMLYGTVYGLIPMTGIGFLVLVATVKSGEPGDGYLHEDDPDIQRRERGMLGLGLIERYAGTYAVFDRIKSKEGTFVTMELLRKPHHFFRDYPLATLALTVPAAIVLLGFCIMAGLAPASFEELQSNPVGGTFFWVYMPMYVTLLPLAVFNEWNLRSRWKIIKNLSDDLRKLSSANDTGLTLLESLKVVADTSRGKLAEEFEAIHAKVNYGMSLKEALIEFNNHYHIPRLARTVKLVSKAQETSSNITDVLSTAAQASENQDDIDRERVGRTRMQIVIIIMTYLVLLGVMAILKVKFLDTMAGLSAQASGDSGAFGGGLNIDMLTMLFFHAVTLQALMSGFIAGYMRDASLLSGVKYAVILPTFALLVFMLI